A genome region from Clupea harengus chromosome 7, Ch_v2.0.2, whole genome shotgun sequence includes the following:
- the anxa3a gene encoding annexin A3a codes for MTTLWDDLESLVDAPSSFTVKGGEKSSIKPKADFNVGEDVVALRKAMEGLGTTEKTLIDILTHRSSSQREAICKSYLEATNRTLVKDLEGDTHGHFERLLVALATPPAVYDAQEVMRAIDGVGTEDSTLIEIFASRTNQQIKELSAAYLEETERKLTFDLKKEVSGKFGKAILLLAGGGRDESVTVDNNKAKEDAKALYDAGEKKWGTDEEKFVDILSKRSIPQLRQTLVEYKEISGKTLQESVEGEMSGPLEELLVAIVKCVKNVPAYLAEKLHKSMKGLGTDEATLTRILVSRSEIDMLDIRAEFKKLYEESLHSAIESDVADSYGECLKMICGGED; via the exons ATGACAACTTTATGG GATGACCTGGAAAGCCTTGTAGATGCACCATCCTCTTTCACAGTAAAG GGTGGTGAGAAAAGTAGCATCAAGCCAAAAGCGGACTTCAATGTCGGTGAGGATGTTGTAGCCCTGCGCAAAGCCATGGAGGGATTAG GTACAACAGAGAAGACATTAATTGACATACTAACCCATCGAAGCAGCAGTCAGCGTGAGGCAATTTGTAAATCATATCTCGAGGCTACAAATAGG ACTCTGGTGAAAGATCTGGAAGGTGACACTCATGGTCACTTTGAGCGGCTGCTTGTAGCACTTGCCACTCCACCAGCTGTGTACGATGCCCAGGAAGTGATGCGAGCTATAGAT GGCGTTGGGACAGAAGACAGCACCTTAATAGAAATATTTGCCTCCAGAACAAATCAACAGATCAAGGAGCTCTCTGCAGCTTACTTGGAAG agacagagagaaaattgACATTTGACCTCAAGAAGGAGGTCTCTGGAAAATTTGGCAAAGCCATCCTCCTCCTAGCTGGG GGTGGGCGGGATGAGAGTGTCACTGTGGATAACAACAAGGCTAAAGAGGATGCTAAG GCTCTGTATGATGCTGGCGAGAAGAAATGGGGGACTGATGAAGAAAAATTTGTAGACATACTGTCAAAAAGAAGCATACCTCAACTACGGCAAA CACTTGTAGAGTATAAGGAAATCAGTGGGAAGACCCTTCAGGAGAGCGTGGAGGGGGAGATGTCTGGTCCTCTAGAGGAACTGTTGGTGGCCATTG TGAAATGTGTGAAGAATGTCCCTGCTTACCTGGCTGAAAAACTGCATAAGAGTATGAAG GGCTTAGGCACAGATGAGGCAACGCTGACCAGGATCTTGGTCAGTCGCTCTGAAATCGACATGCTTGACATCAGAGCTGAGTTTAAAAAGCTCTATGAAGAGTCCCTACACTCTGCCATTGAG TCGGATGTGGCAGACAGCTACGGGGAATGTTTGAAGATGATTTGTGGAGGGGAAGACTGA
- the lysmd3 gene encoding lysM and putative peptidoglycan-binding domain-containing protein 3 produces MTGKNQHNGFQSATSVQPTFGGHSYVFGNGSETECSEEDGESYELRSRARDRMRRSTSRDRLDDIVYLVRDIKEGDTLNSISLQYFCSVADIKRANNLLTEQDFFALRSIKIPVKRFSVLTETHSTTPHKSATPGTTRCLADFAEAASGTVDSASSSSSTDSVGNFLQEKDKDIELLVKSAGSSRNSLNEVVSSLSPLQPLLGDPERRPPLRKDPYYGADWGMRWWTAVAIMLVVGIVTPVFYLLYYEVLMKADVSHHNNTHGATKQAPIITSQQHKTLEPKGGLVGEPGHKDVPQQDSQVQPAIEMKDNQGHEGGDT; encoded by the exons ATGACTGGGAAAAACCAACACAATGGTTTCCAGTCAGCCACCTCTGTGCAGCCCACCTTTGGAGGGCACTCGTATGTCTTTGGGAATGGTTCAGAGACGGAGTGCTCGGAGGAGGACGGGGAGAGCTACGAGCTGCGTTCCCGTGCTCGAGACCGGATGCGTCGGAGCACTTCAAGAGACAGGCTGGATGACATAGTCTATCTGGTCAGGGACATTAAAGAAGGAGACACACTCAACAGCATCTCACTCCAGTATTTTTGCTCG GTAGCAGATATCAAAAGGGCCAACAACCTTCTCACAGAGCAGGACTTTTTTGCATTGAGGTCTATAAAAATCCCAGTGAAAAGGTTCAGTGTTCTGACTGAGACCCACAGCACCACTCCGCACAAGTCTGCCACCCCAGGAACTACCCGCTGCCTAGCAGACTTTGCGGAAGCTGCCAGCGGGACAGTGGACTCtgcgtcttcctcctcctccacggaCAGCGTGGGCAACTTCCTGCAGGAAAAGGACAAGGACATCGAGCTGCTGGTCAAATCCGCAGGCTCCTCCAGAAACAGCCTGAACGAGGTGGTATCCTCCCTCAGTCCCCTACAGCCCCTGCTGGGAGACCCCGAACGCAGACCACCCCTGAGGAAGGATCCCTACTATGGGGCAGACTGGGGAATGCGCTGGTGGACTGCAGTGGCCATCATGCTGGTAGTGGGGATAGTCACACCCGTGTTCTACTTGCTGTATTATGAGGTTCTGATGAAAGCCGACGTTAGCCATCATAACAATACGCATGGTGCCACCAAGCAGGCGCCCATCATCACGAGTCAACAGCACAAAACTTTGGAACCTAAAGGGGGCTTGGTTGGAGAACCAGGACACAAGGATGTTCCTCAGCAGGACTCACAGGTGCAACCAGCCATTGAAATGAAAGACAACCAAGGCCATGAGGGAGGAGATACGTAG
- the polr3g gene encoding DNA-directed RNA polymerase III subunit RPC7 isoform X2, with the protein MGGRGRGMAAFSFRVENLGITRGNMPDARGGPKALYPILEFKPVPLEPSHGDDYMLALKQEIRGTMRRLPCYLKANAAKSGVEKYKDKYANELKKNQEEQWTPDWERLPKELMPRKNLPKKKSELKKKPPKLTSLEKDSVLSRLNELEKTDNVIADEEKEEKEKEEKKKATEGDEEEGEEIEGEELEDEELEEENDYINNYFEDGDDFGAGSDDNIDEATY; encoded by the exons ATgggggggagaggcagaggaatggCAGCCTTCTCCTTCAGGGTGGAGAACCTGGGCATCACCAGGGGCAACATGCCAGATGCCAGAGGGGGGCCTAAAGCGCTTTATCCA ATACTGGAGTTCAAACCTGTGCCCCTGGAGCCAAGCCACGGCGATGACTACATGCTGGCCCTGAAACAGGAGATCAGGGGCACTATGCGTCGGTTGCCATGTTATCTGAAGGCTAATGCAGCCAAGTCTG GAGTGGAGAAGTATAAGGATAAGTATgcaaatgaattaaaaaaaaatcaggaagAGCAGTGGACACCAG ATTGGGAGCGCCTCCCAAAAGAGCTGATGCCAAGGAAGAACTTGCCAAAAAAGAAGTCGG AATTAAAGAAGAAACCCCCAAAACTGACCAGCCTGGAAAAAGACAGTGTGCTGTCAAGATTAAAT gagctggagaagacgGACAACGTAATtgcagatgaagagaaagaggaaaaagaaaaggaagaaaaaaagaaagccactgaaggtgatgaggaagagggagaggaaattgAAGGAGAAGAGTTGGAAGACGAAGAACttgaggag GAGAATGACTACATTAACAACTACTTTGAAGATGGTGATGATTTTGGGGCTGGCAGTGATGACAACATTGATGAAGCTACATATTAA
- the polr3g gene encoding DNA-directed RNA polymerase III subunit RPC7 isoform X1 produces the protein MCTGSITCSVWPCLLYDSSNNCTKHTIRIMVQITGGFDSPFNTPTLPNKEKILEFKPVPLEPSHGDDYMLALKQEIRGTMRRLPCYLKANAAKSGVEKYKDKYANELKKNQEEQWTPDWERLPKELMPRKNLPKKKSELKKKPPKLTSLEKDSVLSRLNELEKTDNVIADEEKEEKEKEEKKKATEGDEEEGEEIEGEELEDEELEEENDYINNYFEDGDDFGAGSDDNIDEATY, from the exons atgtgcACTGGTAGCATAACTTGCTCAGTATGGCCGTGCCTGTTGTATGACAGCTCAAACAACTGTACGAAACACACAATTCGCATCATGGTGCAAATTACAGGGGGGTTTGACTCTCCGTTTAATACTCCAACCCTCCCAAACAAGGAAAAG ATACTGGAGTTCAAACCTGTGCCCCTGGAGCCAAGCCACGGCGATGACTACATGCTGGCCCTGAAACAGGAGATCAGGGGCACTATGCGTCGGTTGCCATGTTATCTGAAGGCTAATGCAGCCAAGTCTG GAGTGGAGAAGTATAAGGATAAGTATgcaaatgaattaaaaaaaaatcaggaagAGCAGTGGACACCAG ATTGGGAGCGCCTCCCAAAAGAGCTGATGCCAAGGAAGAACTTGCCAAAAAAGAAGTCGG AATTAAAGAAGAAACCCCCAAAACTGACCAGCCTGGAAAAAGACAGTGTGCTGTCAAGATTAAAT gagctggagaagacgGACAACGTAATtgcagatgaagagaaagaggaaaaagaaaaggaagaaaaaaagaaagccactgaaggtgatgaggaagagggagaggaaattgAAGGAGAAGAGTTGGAAGACGAAGAACttgaggag GAGAATGACTACATTAACAACTACTTTGAAGATGGTGATGATTTTGGGGCTGGCAGTGATGACAACATTGATGAAGCTACATATTAA
- the mblac2 gene encoding metallo-beta-lactamase domain-containing protein 2 has translation MSALDWYAHKSVGDGLFWIQEKFYQSGNRANIWVIRGSHQDVVIDAGLGLRSLPDYIKSTGILGDDSQRKNPILAIGTHVHFDHSGGLHQFQQVGVHKAEVDALANGDNFETVTWLSDREIVESPTPGWRARQYRVKAIQPTHILQEGDVINLGDRQLSVLHMPGHSRGSICLHDVEHKLLFSGDVVYDGAMIDWLPHSHVGDYVHSCERLLALAEQEQVEQVLPGHFHTFGAKRLQRLASNYISGAGACHRLTASAIRSVASLALRTSCC, from the exons atgtctgcaCTCGACTGGTATGCGCACAAGTCTGTCGGAGACGGACTGTTCTGGATACAGGAGAAATTTTACCAATCAGGGAACAGAGCTAACATTTGGGTCATACGCGGCTCCCACCAGGACGTGGTGATAGACGCAGGATTGGGACTGCGGAGCCTGCCGGACTACATCAAGTCTACCGGCATCCTGGGCGACGATTCGCAACGCAAGAACCCAATTTTAGCTATCGGAACACACGTTCATTTTGACCATTCGGGTGGTCTCCACCAGTTTCAACAGGTGGGCGTTCACAAGGCAGAGGTCGACGCGCTTGCTAATGGAGATAACTTCGAAACCGTGACCTGGCTGTCTGACAGGGAGATTGTTGAGAGCCCCACGCCCGGATGGAGAGCCAGGCAATACAGAGTGAAGGCTATCCAGCCGACTCATATATTACAGGAAG GTGACGTCATCAACCTGGGCGACCGGCAGCTGAGCGTGCTGCACATGCCGGGCCACTCGCGCGGCAGCATCTGCCTCCACGACGTGGAGCACAAGCTGCTGTTCAGCGGTGACGTGGTCTACGACGGCGCCATGATCGACTGGCTGCCCCACAGCCACGTGGGCGACTATGTGCACAGCTGCGAGCGCCTGTTGGCCCTGGCCGAGCAGGAGCAGGTGGAGCAGGTGCTGCCCGGCCACTTCCACACCTTCGGGGCCAAGCGGCTGCAGCGCCTAGCCTCCAACTACATCTCCGGGGCTGGCGCCTGCCACCGGCTCACCGCCAGCGCCATCAGGTCGGTGGCAAGCCTGGCACTCCGCACCTCCTGCTGTtaa